TGGCAGTTGTCAAAGAATTTTATACTTCTTCTCAGTTTTCTCAGTTTATGGACAACGAAAATCCTTTGGCAGAGTTAGAACATAAAAGAAGATTAACCACTACGGGACCCGGCGGTCTAACAAGAGAGAGAGCCGGTTTTGAAGTTAGAGACGTACAGCCATCTCACTACGGAAGAATTTGTCCTATTGAAACTCCAGAAGGGCCTAATGTTGGGTTAGTGGGCCATTTGGCTTCTTTTGCCCGAGTAAATCCGTATGGATTTATTGAAGCTCCGTATTTTAAAGTAAAAAACGGAAGAATAACCGACGAGGTTCATTATCTTTCAGCTCAAGAAGAAGAAAGATATACAATTATTACAGCCTCGGTTCCACTAGATGATAATGGCAAAATACTCCCTGAAGTTCCGCCAAACAAAGTTGAGGCAAGGGTTAAAGGTGAACCAGCAGAAACTGAAATTTCCAAAGTAGATTATGCTGACGTTTCTTCAAAACAGTTTATTTCTGTTGCGGCTTCTTTAATTCCATTTTTGCAGAACGATGACGCATCAAGAGCTCTTATGGGGTCTAACATGCAACGTCAGTCTGTCCCTTTGTTAAAACCGGAGGCTCCGTTGGTTGGAACTGGTGTTGAAAGAAATGTTGCTCGTGATTCGGGACAAGTGATATTAGCAAAATATCCAGGCGTTGTTAAAGAAGTGGATTCACAGCACATTAGAGTATTATATGACCAAGGGTCTAAAAAAGTTGAAGAAGATTATGAGCTTCAAACATTTATAAGAACTAACCAATATTCTTGTTTTCATCAAAGGCCAATAATTCAAAAGGGAGAAGTATTTAAAAAAGGAGATGTTTTAGCTGACGGAGCCGCTATATCTGAGGGCAGGTTGGCTTTGGGCAGAAATATTTTAGTTTGTATATTACCGTTAAGAGGCGGAGGGTTTGAAGACTCTATCACTATTTCAGAAAGGTTGGTAAAAAACGATGACTTCACTTCAATCCACATAGAAGATTTTACTTGCGACGTAAGAGAAACAAAATTGGGACCTGAAGTTACAACTTCTGATATTCCCAACGTTGGCGAAGAAAAATTAAAAGATTTAGACGAAGAAGGCATAGTCAGAGTCGGGGCGCAAGTCGGTCCTAATGATATTTTAGTTGGAAAAATTTCTCCAAAAGGTGAAGCAGAATTAACTCCTGAGGAAAGATTATTAAGAGCTATTTTTGGAGAAAAATCAAAGGATGTCAAAGACAGCTCATTAAGAATGGAGCACGGTAAAAAAGGTAAGGTGACTAATGTTAAGATATTTTCACGAGACTTGGGACATAAATTGGAACCTGGAGTTATAAAAAAGATTCAGGTTGAAATTGCCGAAACAAGAAAAGTAAAAGTTGGAGATAAATTGGTGGGAAGGCACGGTAATAAAGGAGTTGTTTCAAAAATATTAGCGGAAGAAGAAATGCCATATTTGGCAGACGGCACTCCAATTGATTTGGTATTGTCGCCTTTATCGGTTCCTTCAAGGATGAACATAGGACAAATTTTAGAAACTCATCTTGGTTGGGCGGCTAAAAAATTAAATTACATAGCGATTTCTCCTGCATTATTGGGAGCTGATAAAGAAGATATTAAAAGAGAATTAAAAGAAGCTGGGCTTCCCGAATCTGGTCAAACAACTCTATATGATGGTAAAACGGGTCTGCCTTTTCCAAGACAGATTACAGTTGGCTATATGTACATAATGAAGTTAATCCACATGGTTGATGATAAAGTTCACGCCAGATCAATCGGCCCATATTCTTTAATCACCCAGCAACCTCTCGGCGGAAAAGCTCAGTTTGGAGGCCAGAGATTTGGAGAGATGGAAGTATGGGCGCTGGAAGGATATGGAGTAGCTCATACTTTACAAGAAATGTTA
This portion of the Candidatus Woesearchaeota archaeon genome encodes:
- a CDS encoding DNA-directed RNA polymerase subunit beta encodes the protein MAGTIHKVKNFSKSKLSFSTPHLLTMQRDTWEDFWDVRVKELLSEISPIIDYTEKEFELWFLNYKLGKPNYKNGLEAKRNNDSLEAALRVKVRLVNRRTKEVKEQEVFLADFPLMTEKGTFVVNGVERVVVSQLIRSPGAFFTSRSFRGKNHFGAKIIPNRGAWLEFETEESGFIGVKINRKRKVPATTLLLALGLDTVEKVEKEFKDIDKGEIQYIKETLKRDTCKDQKEALVEVYRRLRPGDLVTPDTAEDLIFNMFFNFDRYDLSKVGRWKTWQRLPNLALGKKNLPVQTGKDISKDDRILKLADIVEVVKEIIRLNNNPDAKADQVDHLGNRRVRTLSELLQNRLRVGMMRMERIIKDKMSTLDPTTITPIQLINPRPLMAVVKEFYTSSQFSQFMDNENPLAELEHKRRLTTTGPGGLTRERAGFEVRDVQPSHYGRICPIETPEGPNVGLVGHLASFARVNPYGFIEAPYFKVKNGRITDEVHYLSAQEEERYTIITASVPLDDNGKILPEVPPNKVEARVKGEPAETEISKVDYADVSSKQFISVAASLIPFLQNDDASRALMGSNMQRQSVPLLKPEAPLVGTGVERNVARDSGQVILAKYPGVVKEVDSQHIRVLYDQGSKKVEEDYELQTFIRTNQYSCFHQRPIIQKGEVFKKGDVLADGAAISEGRLALGRNILVCILPLRGGGFEDSITISERLVKNDDFTSIHIEDFTCDVRETKLGPEVTTSDIPNVGEEKLKDLDEEGIVRVGAQVGPNDILVGKISPKGEAELTPEERLLRAIFGEKSKDVKDSSLRMEHGKKGKVTNVKIFSRDLGHKLEPGVIKKIQVEIAETRKVKVGDKLVGRHGNKGVVSKILAEEEMPYLADGTPIDLVLSPLSVPSRMNIGQILETHLGWAAKKLNYIAISPALLGADKEDIKRELKEAGLPESGQTTLYDGKTGLPFPRQITVGYMYIMKLIHMVDDKVHARSIGPYSLITQQPLGGKAQFGGQRFGEMEVWALEGYGVAHTLQEMLTIKSDDVMGRATTYEAILKGDPIRNPNIPASFNLLVAELKSLGLAVEVKERPREEKNKN